From a region of the Frankiales bacterium genome:
- a CDS encoding DUF664 domain-containing protein has translation MQFRAEDRVDPPFAADEAATLLGFLRYQRDTLRWKCSGLTREQLSTPLPPTSMTLGGLLKHLAVVEAGWLNLTFAGGVARPSWLGEMDPDDPSWSFTTAIGAEPEQLVAWLDESVAVSDAVIAEALAGPDGLSTLSQGEEDGGRVSLRWILCHLVEEYARHNGHADLLRESIDGLTGE, from the coding sequence ATGCAGTTCCGTGCCGAGGACCGGGTCGACCCGCCGTTCGCCGCCGACGAGGCGGCCACCCTGCTGGGCTTCCTGCGCTACCAGCGCGACACGTTGCGCTGGAAGTGCTCCGGGCTCACCCGCGAGCAGCTCTCCACGCCGCTGCCGCCCACCTCCATGACGCTGGGCGGCCTGCTCAAGCACCTCGCGGTCGTCGAAGCGGGCTGGCTCAACCTCACCTTCGCGGGCGGCGTCGCACGGCCGTCGTGGCTCGGGGAGATGGACCCGGACGACCCGTCGTGGTCGTTCACCACCGCGATCGGCGCCGAGCCGGAGCAGCTGGTCGCCTGGCTCGACGAGTCGGTGGCGGTGTCGGACGCCGTCATCGCCGAGGCGCTCGCCGGCCCGGACGGGCTGTCGACCCTGTCTCAGGGGGAGGAGGACGGCGGGCGCGTGTCGCTGCGCTGGATCCTGTGCCACCTCGTCGAGGAGTACGCCCGGCACAACGGCCACGCGGACCTGCTCCGCGAGTCGATCGACGGGCTCACCGGCGAGTAG
- a CDS encoding deoxyguanosinetriphosphate triphosphohydrolase: MDQPPAHDDDRPSAGYAPPDEARWVAEPPKRSGRTAFARDRARVLHSAALRRLAAKTQVILAGESDFLRTRLTHSLECAQVGRELGAALGCDPDLVETACLAHDLGHPPFGHNGEDALDEVAAGIGGFEGNAQSLRILTRLEAKTFSPHDGPRPDGPVGLNLTRASLDAASKYPWRRRPGERKFGAYAEDAEVLDWVREGAPPGRACFEAQVMDWSDDVAYSVHDVEDAVVAGHLDIRALTGAGHPLDPEGLLDVAAGYAPGVDPAELGAAVERLTALTFWPSSYDGTLRDLATLKNLTSQLIGRFAGAAESATRAAHGGGRLTRYAADLVVPHEQRLEVAVLKAVANRWVMRREGAESVYAGQRDVVRELVAALRLAGADALDPVLRTAYEAAPDDAGRLRVVVDQVASLTDRSALAWHARLCR; the protein is encoded by the coding sequence ATGGACCAGCCACCGGCGCACGACGACGACCGTCCCTCGGCGGGGTACGCGCCGCCGGACGAGGCGCGCTGGGTCGCCGAGCCGCCCAAGCGCTCGGGGCGCACGGCGTTCGCGCGCGACCGCGCCCGCGTGCTGCACTCGGCCGCTCTGCGCCGCCTCGCGGCCAAGACCCAGGTGATCCTCGCGGGGGAGAGCGACTTCCTGCGCACCCGGCTCACGCACTCGCTGGAGTGCGCCCAGGTGGGCCGCGAGCTCGGCGCGGCGCTCGGGTGCGACCCGGACCTGGTGGAGACCGCGTGCCTGGCGCACGACCTGGGTCACCCCCCGTTCGGCCACAACGGCGAGGATGCCCTCGACGAGGTCGCCGCGGGGATCGGCGGCTTCGAGGGCAACGCGCAGTCGTTGCGCATCCTCACCCGGCTCGAGGCGAAGACGTTCAGCCCGCACGACGGCCCGCGGCCCGACGGCCCAGTGGGTCTCAACCTCACCCGCGCCTCGCTCGACGCGGCGTCGAAGTACCCCTGGCGGCGCCGGCCGGGGGAGCGCAAGTTCGGCGCCTACGCGGAGGACGCCGAGGTGCTCGACTGGGTGCGCGAGGGCGCGCCGCCCGGGCGCGCCTGCTTCGAGGCACAGGTGATGGACTGGTCCGACGACGTCGCGTACTCGGTGCACGACGTCGAGGACGCCGTGGTGGCCGGCCACCTCGACATCCGCGCGCTGACCGGTGCCGGGCACCCGCTCGACCCCGAGGGCCTGCTCGACGTCGCCGCGGGCTACGCCCCCGGCGTCGACCCGGCCGAGCTCGGCGCGGCGGTGGAGCGGCTGACGGCGCTGACGTTCTGGCCGTCGTCGTACGACGGGACGCTGCGCGACCTGGCGACCCTGAAGAACCTCACGTCGCAGCTGATCGGGCGCTTCGCCGGCGCGGCCGAGTCCGCCACCCGGGCGGCCCACGGCGGTGGCAGGCTCACGCGCTACGCCGCGGACCTCGTGGTGCCCCACGAGCAGCGACTCGAGGTGGCGGTGCTCAAGGCGGTGGCCAACCGCTGGGTGATGCGACGCGAGGGAGCGGAGTCGGTCTACGCCGGCCAGCGCGACGTGGTGCGCGAGCTCGTCGCGGCCCTGCGCCTGGCCGGCGCCGACGCGCTCGATCCCGTGCTGCGCACCGCCTACGAGGCCGCGCCGGACGACGCCGGCCGGCTCCGCGTGGTGGTGGACCAGGTGGCCAGCCTCACCGACCGCAGCGCGCTCGCCTGGCACGCCCGGCTCTGCCGCTGA
- a CDS encoding pyruvate, phosphate dikinase — MPGTQYVYDFSEGSKDMKDLLGGKGANLAEMTRLGLPVPPGFTITTDACRAYLANGKEPADLRVQVTKSLRHLEDAVDRRLGDRHDPLLVSVRSGAKFSMPGMMDTVLNIGLNDASVIGLAEASGSDRFAWDSYRRLIQMFGKTVLGVEGDLFSDALDKAKAARGVVSDVDLDVTDLMALVQRFKDIVRDETGRDFPQHPREQLDEAIRAVFDSWNTDRARIYRRRERIPHDLGTAVNICTMVFGNLGETSGTGVAFTRDPSTGAPGVYGDYLVNAQGEDVVAGIRNTLSLDDLGELDPAAHAELMTVMRRLETHYRDLCDIEFTIERGKLWMLQTRVGKRTAAAAFRIATQLVDEHLITEDEALERVTGAQLAQLMFPQFDSGTPRTLVAKGMAASPGAAVGRAVFDSATAVAWAARGEDVILVRKETNPDDLEGMIASAGILTSRGGKTSHAAVVARGMGKTAVCGAEEIDVDAAAKMARIDDVTLLEGDVVSIDGSTGEVFLGEVPVRPSPVVTYLEHGVDHAVADADPETEQLVRSVDRLLKHADDTRRLLVRANADTAEDALRARHLGAQGIGLTRTEHMFLGDRRVLIERVILSESGEDRDFALAALLPLQRKDFYELLEAMDGLPVTIRLLDPPLHEFLPNYTELSVRVAVAHAEGKPDTKELALLAAVERLHESNPMLGLRGVRLGLVVPGLFGLQVRAIAEAAAQRIKDGGDPRVEIMVPLVGSVMELHLVADETDGIVHEIAAREGVDLHIPVGTMIELPRAALTAHRIAEVAEFFSFGTNDLTQTTWGFSRDDVEAEFFAAYLDKGVFTVSPFESLDEDGVGRLVEIAAQEGRRTRPDLKLGVCGEHGGDPESVHFFHRVGLDYVSCSPFRVPVARLEAGRAALEAAGSDTR, encoded by the coding sequence ATGCCCGGCACGCAGTACGTCTACGACTTCTCCGAGGGCTCGAAGGACATGAAGGACCTCCTCGGCGGCAAGGGCGCGAACCTCGCCGAGATGACCCGCCTCGGGCTGCCGGTGCCGCCGGGCTTCACGATCACCACGGACGCCTGCCGTGCCTACCTCGCCAACGGCAAGGAGCCGGCTGACCTGCGGGTGCAGGTCACCAAGTCGCTGCGCCACCTCGAGGACGCCGTCGACCGTCGCCTCGGCGACCGTCACGACCCGCTGCTGGTGAGCGTGCGGTCCGGCGCCAAGTTCTCGATGCCCGGCATGATGGACACGGTCCTCAACATCGGGCTCAACGACGCCTCGGTGATCGGCCTGGCGGAGGCCTCGGGCAGCGACCGCTTCGCGTGGGACTCCTACCGCCGGCTCATCCAGATGTTCGGCAAGACCGTGCTCGGCGTCGAGGGCGACCTGTTCTCCGACGCGCTCGACAAGGCCAAGGCCGCCCGCGGCGTCGTGTCCGACGTGGACCTCGACGTCACCGACCTCATGGCGCTCGTGCAGCGGTTCAAGGACATCGTGCGCGACGAGACCGGGCGCGACTTCCCGCAGCACCCGCGCGAGCAGCTCGACGAGGCGATCCGCGCGGTGTTCGACTCGTGGAACACCGACCGTGCCCGCATCTACCGGCGCCGCGAGCGGATCCCGCACGACCTCGGCACCGCGGTGAACATCTGCACCATGGTGTTCGGCAACCTCGGCGAGACCAGCGGCACCGGGGTCGCGTTCACCCGCGACCCCTCCACCGGCGCGCCCGGCGTCTACGGCGACTACCTCGTCAACGCCCAGGGCGAGGACGTCGTGGCCGGCATCCGCAACACGCTCAGCCTCGACGACCTGGGCGAGCTCGACCCCGCGGCCCACGCCGAGCTGATGACCGTGATGCGCCGGCTCGAGACCCACTACCGCGACCTGTGCGACATCGAGTTCACGATCGAGCGCGGCAAGCTGTGGATGCTGCAGACCCGCGTCGGCAAGCGCACGGCCGCGGCGGCCTTCCGCATCGCGACCCAGCTCGTCGACGAGCACCTCATCACCGAGGACGAGGCGCTCGAGCGGGTGACCGGCGCACAGCTCGCGCAGCTGATGTTCCCGCAGTTCGACTCGGGCACCCCGCGCACGCTGGTGGCCAAGGGCATGGCCGCCTCGCCCGGCGCGGCGGTGGGCAGGGCCGTGTTCGACTCCGCGACCGCGGTCGCCTGGGCCGCGCGCGGCGAGGACGTCATCCTCGTGCGCAAGGAGACCAACCCCGACGACCTCGAGGGCATGATCGCCTCCGCCGGCATCCTCACCTCGCGCGGCGGCAAGACCAGCCACGCGGCGGTCGTCGCGCGCGGCATGGGCAAGACCGCCGTCTGCGGCGCCGAGGAGATCGACGTCGACGCCGCGGCCAAGATGGCCCGCATCGACGACGTCACCCTGCTCGAGGGCGACGTCGTGTCCATCGACGGATCCACGGGCGAGGTCTTCCTGGGCGAGGTGCCGGTGCGCCCGTCGCCGGTCGTGACCTACCTCGAGCACGGCGTCGACCACGCGGTGGCCGACGCCGACCCGGAGACCGAGCAGCTCGTGCGCTCGGTCGACCGCCTGCTGAAGCACGCGGACGACACGCGTCGCCTGCTGGTCCGTGCGAACGCCGACACCGCCGAGGACGCGCTGCGCGCCCGGCACCTCGGCGCCCAGGGGATCGGGCTGACCCGCACCGAGCACATGTTCCTCGGCGACCGCCGGGTGCTCATCGAGCGGGTGATCCTGTCCGAGTCCGGCGAGGACCGCGACTTCGCCCTGGCCGCCCTGCTCCCGTTGCAGCGCAAGGACTTCTACGAGCTGCTCGAGGCGATGGACGGACTTCCGGTCACGATCCGCCTGCTCGACCCGCCCCTGCACGAGTTCCTGCCGAACTACACGGAGCTGTCCGTGCGGGTGGCGGTGGCGCACGCGGAGGGCAAGCCGGACACCAAGGAGCTCGCCCTGCTGGCCGCGGTCGAGCGGCTGCACGAGTCCAACCCGATGCTCGGCCTGCGCGGCGTGCGGCTCGGGCTCGTCGTCCCGGGTCTGTTCGGGCTCCAGGTGCGCGCGATCGCCGAGGCCGCGGCCCAGCGGATCAAGGACGGCGGCGATCCCCGCGTCGAGATCATGGTGCCGCTCGTCGGCTCGGTGATGGAGCTGCACCTCGTCGCGGACGAGACCGACGGCATCGTGCACGAGATCGCCGCACGCGAGGGCGTCGACCTGCACATCCCGGTGGGCACGATGATCGAGCTGCCGCGGGCCGCCCTGACCGCCCACCGCATCGCGGAGGTCGCGGAGTTCTTCTCCTTCGGCACCAACGACCTCACCCAGACCACGTGGGGCTTCTCGCGCGACGACGTCGAGGCCGAGTTCTTCGCGGCCTACCTCGACAAGGGCGTGTTCACGGTGTCGCCGTTCGAGTCCCTCGACGAGGACGGGGTCGGCCGGCTCGTGGAGATCGCCGCACAGGAGGGCCGGCGCACCCGGCCCGACCTCAAGCTCGGCGTCTGCGGCGAGCACGGCGGCGACCCGGAGTCGGTGCACTTCTTCCACCGGGTGGGGCTCGACTACGTCTCCTGCTCGCCGTTCCGCGTCCCTGTGGCACGGCTCGAGGCCGGTCGGGCGGCGCTGGAGGCCGCGGGCTCCGACACGCGCTGA
- the dusB gene encoding tRNA dihydrouridine synthase DusB — protein sequence MHDNGPMTSPGHELLRRGGVPVVLAPMAGITNRAFRRLAREQARSATSGSATGIYVTEMITSRALVERNDETMAMIATDPDESPRSVQLYGVDPATVGAAVRLLVAEDRADHVDLNFGCPVAKVTRKGGGSALPWKRGLFRAIVREAVRTADDTARAVGREPVPVTVKMRTGVDPEHLTYLEAGRAAAEEGAAWVALHGRTASQLYGGTADWTAIARLVEELAPYGVPVLGNGDIWTHRDARRMVEQTGADGVVVGRGCLGRPWLFGQLAADFSGLPVPADPGLRTVAEVMHHHAALLAEVLGPERGPRDFRKHIAWYLKGFAVRRELRQGLAMASSLEEIDGYLAELDLDQPWPGEVSEGPRGRTQPGKRVALPDGWLDDPDDLDGFLADISAAELSVSGG from the coding sequence ATGCACGACAATGGGCCCATGACCTCTCCCGGCCACGAGCTGCTCCGGCGCGGCGGCGTCCCGGTGGTGCTCGCCCCGATGGCCGGCATCACCAACCGCGCCTTCCGCCGGCTGGCCCGCGAGCAGGCGCGCAGCGCCACCTCCGGATCGGCCACTGGCATCTACGTCACCGAGATGATCACCTCGCGCGCCCTGGTCGAGCGCAACGACGAGACCATGGCGATGATCGCCACCGACCCCGACGAGTCGCCGCGCAGCGTCCAGCTCTACGGGGTCGACCCGGCCACCGTGGGGGCGGCGGTGCGCCTGCTCGTGGCCGAGGACCGTGCGGACCACGTCGACCTGAACTTCGGCTGCCCGGTCGCCAAGGTCACCCGCAAGGGCGGCGGCAGCGCCCTGCCGTGGAAGCGCGGGCTGTTCCGGGCGATCGTGCGCGAGGCGGTCCGCACCGCGGACGACACGGCGCGGGCCGTGGGTCGCGAACCGGTGCCGGTCACCGTCAAGATGCGCACCGGCGTCGACCCCGAGCACCTCACCTACCTCGAGGCCGGTCGCGCCGCCGCCGAGGAGGGGGCCGCCTGGGTGGCGCTGCACGGCCGGACCGCGAGCCAGCTCTACGGCGGCACGGCGGACTGGACGGCGATCGCGCGGCTGGTCGAGGAGCTCGCGCCCTACGGGGTGCCGGTGCTCGGCAACGGCGACATCTGGACCCACCGCGACGCGCGCCGCATGGTGGAGCAGACCGGCGCGGACGGCGTCGTCGTCGGCCGCGGGTGCCTGGGCCGGCCGTGGCTGTTCGGCCAGCTCGCCGCGGACTTCTCCGGCCTCCCTGTCCCCGCCGACCCCGGGCTGCGCACCGTGGCCGAGGTGATGCACCATCACGCGGCGCTGCTCGCGGAGGTGCTCGGGCCCGAGCGCGGCCCGCGCGACTTCCGCAAGCACATCGCCTGGTACCTCAAGGGGTTCGCCGTCCGCCGCGAGCTGCGCCAGGGCCTGGCCATGGCGAGCAGCCTCGAGGAGATCGACGGGTACCTCGCCGAGCTCGACCTCGACCAGCCCTGGCCCGGCGAGGTGTCCGAGGGCCCGCGCGGGCGCACGCAGCCCGGCAAGCGGGTGGCCCTGCCGGACGGCTGGCTCGACGACCCCGACGACCTCGACGGGTTCCTCGCCGACATCAGCGCCGCTGAGCTCTCCGTCTCCGGCGGCTGA
- a CDS encoding response regulator, translating to MIRVLLADDQHLVRGALAALLSLEPDLEVVSEQGRGDTVLEAVLASRADVALLDVEMPGLDGIETAAVLREGAPQCAVLVLTTFGRPGYLRRAMEAGARGFLVKDAPAAQLADAIRRVAAGERVVDPALAAESLAMGESPLTEREREVLVAASDGGTVADLARGLHLSEGTVRNYLSAAISKTGTRTRAEAVRVAQDRGWL from the coding sequence GTGATCCGCGTCCTCCTCGCCGACGACCAGCACCTCGTGCGCGGTGCGCTCGCGGCGCTGCTCTCCCTCGAGCCGGACCTCGAGGTGGTCTCCGAGCAGGGCCGTGGTGACACCGTGCTCGAGGCCGTGCTGGCCTCGCGCGCCGACGTCGCGCTGCTCGACGTCGAGATGCCGGGCCTCGACGGGATCGAGACGGCAGCGGTGCTGCGCGAGGGCGCGCCGCAGTGCGCGGTGCTCGTGCTCACCACCTTCGGGCGCCCCGGCTACCTGCGCCGCGCGATGGAGGCGGGCGCGCGCGGGTTCCTGGTGAAGGACGCCCCGGCCGCGCAGCTCGCCGACGCCATCCGCCGCGTGGCGGCGGGGGAGCGGGTGGTCGACCCCGCGCTGGCCGCCGAGAGCCTGGCGATGGGCGAGAGCCCGCTGACCGAGCGCGAGCGCGAGGTGCTCGTCGCGGCGAGCGACGGCGGCACGGTGGCGGACCTGGCGCGGGGGTTGCACCTGTCCGAGGGCACCGTGCGCAACTACCTGTCGGCGGCGATCAGCAAGACCGGGACGCGGACCCGGGCCGAGGCGGTCCGGGTGGCCCAGGACCGCGGCTGGCTCTAG
- a CDS encoding histidine kinase — MTVPVARGPEEVRAVPDDVVTAPPDALADAEREWRARRWRYAVPFAGVWLVVLLGPAGDVVDRSGSPVGTVVGLGLLVAFAVLYLVLVVLAWDRSPAGRRRAGALAVVLLALALAVLPFAGPSGLTTFIFVAVVVQLVLPWRWAILATVALVALEALVSRAAGWPDWGSYAFSIVAAGMAMFGVARMAERNRALVEAHEERAAYAVLAERERFARDLHDILGHSLTVIAVKSELAGKLVGLDPERARREVEDIERLARVALADVRATVGNYREVSLAAELASARSALEAAGVDPDLPSAVDAVPGDLRELFAYVVREGVTNVVRHSGAGTCTVRLGPASVEVLDDGRGGGPTHDGHGLAGLRSRAAAAGAVIEAGPLPTGGFRLAAHRGAAS, encoded by the coding sequence ATGACCGTCCCGGTGGCCCGAGGTCCGGAGGAGGTGCGCGCGGTGCCCGACGACGTCGTGACCGCGCCGCCGGACGCCCTGGCCGACGCGGAACGCGAGTGGCGGGCGCGCCGGTGGCGCTACGCCGTCCCCTTCGCCGGGGTGTGGCTCGTCGTGCTGCTCGGGCCGGCCGGCGACGTCGTGGACCGCTCCGGCTCGCCCGTCGGCACCGTGGTGGGCCTCGGCCTGCTCGTCGCGTTCGCCGTGCTCTACCTCGTGCTCGTGGTGCTCGCGTGGGACCGCAGCCCGGCTGGGCGTCGTCGTGCGGGCGCACTGGCCGTGGTGCTGCTGGCGCTGGCGCTCGCCGTGCTGCCGTTCGCCGGCCCGTCGGGGCTGACGACGTTCATCTTCGTGGCGGTCGTCGTGCAGCTCGTGCTGCCGTGGCGCTGGGCGATCCTCGCGACGGTGGCCCTCGTGGCGCTCGAGGCGCTCGTCAGCCGCGCGGCCGGGTGGCCGGACTGGGGCAGCTACGCGTTCTCCATCGTCGCCGCCGGGATGGCGATGTTCGGCGTCGCACGCATGGCCGAGCGCAACCGCGCCCTCGTGGAGGCGCACGAGGAGCGCGCGGCCTACGCCGTCCTCGCCGAGCGCGAGCGGTTCGCTCGGGACCTGCACGACATCCTGGGCCACAGCCTCACCGTGATCGCGGTGAAGTCCGAGCTGGCGGGCAAGCTCGTCGGGCTCGACCCGGAGCGGGCCAGGCGCGAGGTCGAGGACATCGAGCGGCTCGCGCGCGTGGCGCTCGCCGACGTGCGTGCCACCGTGGGCAACTACCGCGAGGTGTCGCTGGCCGCGGAGCTCGCCTCGGCGCGCAGCGCGCTGGAGGCGGCCGGGGTCGACCCCGACCTCCCGTCGGCGGTCGACGCCGTGCCAGGCGACCTGCGCGAGCTGTTCGCCTACGTCGTGCGCGAGGGGGTCACCAACGTCGTGCGCCACAGCGGCGCCGGCACGTGCACCGTCCGCCTCGGCCCGGCCTCGGTCGAGGTGCTCGACGACGGGCGCGGGGGCGGCCCGACGCACGACGGTCACGGGCTCGCCGGCCTGCGCAGCCGGGCCGCGGCGGCGGGTGCGGTCATCGAGGCAGGGCCACTGCCCACGGGCGGTTTCCGCCTCGCCGCCCACCGGGGGGCGGCGTCGTGA
- a CDS encoding ABC transporter permease, with protein sequence MSSTTYVRYELVRMLRNRRFLVFSLAFPLILFLVTAGANRDVTDFAGSGISFALYFMVGMVSWGAMSAVMAGGARIALERSVGWIRQLRVTPLPVRTYFSAKVLSGYATAAITMAVLYAAGLALGVRMPWDGWVRMTLLILVGLIPFAVLGILLGHLVSTDAMGPALGGITALFALLGGSWGPIAGDSGVLHDLVELLPSYWLTQAAHSAFTGDSWPLKAWLVIAVWTAVLARLARWAYRRDTGR encoded by the coding sequence ATGAGCTCGACGACGTACGTGCGCTACGAGCTGGTGCGCATGCTGCGCAACCGGCGGTTCCTCGTCTTCTCGCTCGCCTTCCCGCTCATCCTGTTCCTGGTGACGGCGGGGGCGAACCGCGACGTCACCGACTTCGCGGGCAGCGGCATCTCGTTCGCCCTCTACTTCATGGTCGGCATGGTCTCCTGGGGCGCGATGTCGGCGGTGATGGCCGGCGGGGCGCGCATCGCGCTCGAGCGCTCCGTGGGGTGGATCCGCCAGCTGCGCGTCACCCCGCTGCCGGTGCGCACGTACTTCTCCGCCAAGGTCCTCAGCGGTTACGCGACCGCGGCGATCACCATGGCGGTGCTGTACGCCGCGGGCCTCGCGCTCGGCGTGCGCATGCCGTGGGACGGCTGGGTCCGGATGACGCTGCTCATCCTGGTGGGCCTGATCCCCTTCGCGGTGCTCGGCATCCTGCTCGGCCACCTCGTCTCGACCGACGCGATGGGCCCGGCGCTGGGCGGCATCACGGCGCTGTTCGCGCTCCTGGGCGGCTCCTGGGGGCCGATCGCGGGGGACTCCGGCGTCCTGCACGACCTGGTGGAGCTGCTGCCGTCGTACTGGCTCACCCAGGCGGCGCACTCGGCATTCACCGGCGACTCGTGGCCGCTCAAGGCCTGGCTGGTCATCGCGGTGTGGACGGCGGTGCTCGCCCGGCTGGCCCGCTGGGCCTACCGTCGCGACACGGGACGATGA
- a CDS encoding ATP-binding cassette domain-containing protein: protein MTPAEARPVPGAGPVPGDAVRLAGVHKRYGDTHAVAGVDLSIRRGEVVALLGPNGAGKSTSIDMMLGLVDADEGRVEVFGSSARDAVARGQVGAMLQTGGLVQNLTVRELVTMMASLYPSPLDVDDVLRRTGTAAVADRQASKLSGGQTQRVRFAIALVSDPDLLVLDEPTVALDVEGRHEFWSAMREYAGAGRTVLFATHYLEEADAFADRIVLMAAGRVVADGPATEIKAVVGLRTLRATLPGVPEEHLAALPGVQSVLRQGEAVTLTCTSSDDAVRALLPAYPQARDIEISGAGLDQAFRLLTGIDEKVGGAA, encoded by the coding sequence ATGACTCCAGCAGAGGCCCGGCCGGTGCCCGGCGCGGGCCCGGTGCCCGGCGACGCCGTACGACTGGCCGGCGTGCACAAGCGCTACGGCGACACCCACGCGGTGGCCGGCGTCGACCTGTCCATCCGTCGCGGCGAAGTCGTCGCGCTGCTCGGCCCGAACGGCGCCGGCAAGTCCACGAGCATCGACATGATGCTCGGGCTCGTCGACGCCGACGAGGGACGCGTCGAGGTGTTCGGCTCGTCCGCGCGCGACGCGGTCGCCCGCGGCCAGGTCGGCGCGATGCTCCAGACCGGGGGGCTCGTGCAGAACCTCACCGTGCGCGAGCTGGTCACGATGATGGCCTCGCTCTACCCGAGCCCCCTCGACGTCGACGACGTGCTGCGCCGCACCGGCACCGCGGCGGTGGCCGACCGCCAGGCGTCGAAGCTGTCCGGCGGCCAGACCCAGCGGGTGCGCTTCGCGATCGCGCTCGTGAGCGACCCGGACCTGCTCGTGCTCGACGAGCCCACGGTGGCGCTCGACGTCGAGGGACGGCACGAGTTCTGGTCGGCGATGCGGGAGTACGCCGGCGCCGGCCGCACCGTGCTGTTCGCGACGCACTACCTCGAGGAGGCCGACGCCTTCGCCGACCGCATCGTGCTGATGGCGGCGGGGCGCGTCGTCGCCGACGGGCCGGCGACGGAGATCAAGGCGGTGGTCGGCCTGCGCACGCTGCGGGCCACGCTGCCGGGCGTCCCCGAGGAGCACCTCGCGGCGCTGCCCGGCGTGCAGTCGGTGCTGCGCCAGGGCGAGGCCGTGACGCTCACGTGCACGAGCTCCGACGACGCCGTCCGGGCGCTGCTGCCGGCCTACCCGCAGGCACGCGACATCGAGATCTCGGGCGCCGGGCTCGACCAGGCGTTCCGGCTGCTGACCGGAATCGACGAGAAGGTGGGGGGCGCGGCATGA
- a CDS encoding glycine--tRNA ligase — MALDRVDAVVNLSKRRGFVYPCSEIYGGTRSAWDYGPLGVELKENVRRQWWRAMVQGREDVVGLDSAVILSPQVWKASGHLDAFVDPLTECLSCHRRFREDHLIEAYEEKHGRAPEGGLAGINCPHCGTKGQFTEPRNFNGLLSTSLGPVQDEASIHYLRPETAQGIFINFANVAGTARKKPPFGIGQVGKSFRNEITPGNFIFRTREFEQMEMEFFVKPGTDEEWHEYWLQERWNWYVDLGLSTDNLRFYEHPKEKLSHYSKRTVDIEYRFRFGGSEFAELEGIANRTDFDLKTHSEHSGVDLSYFDQEAGERWFPYVIEPAAGLTRAVLAFLLEAYDEDEAPNAKGGVDKRTVMRFDKRLAPTKVAVLPLSRNADLTPKAKDLAAELRRTWSVEFDDAGAIGRRYRRQDEVGTPYCVTVDFDTLEDQAVTVRDRDTMAQERVGLDALPGWLAQRLPGC, encoded by the coding sequence ATGGCACTCGATCGCGTCGACGCCGTCGTCAACCTCTCCAAGCGCCGCGGGTTCGTGTACCCGTGCAGCGAGATCTACGGCGGCACGCGGTCCGCCTGGGACTACGGCCCGCTCGGCGTCGAGCTGAAGGAGAACGTGCGCCGGCAGTGGTGGCGCGCGATGGTGCAGGGCCGCGAGGACGTCGTCGGCCTCGACTCCGCCGTGATCCTCTCGCCCCAGGTGTGGAAGGCCTCCGGCCACCTCGACGCGTTCGTGGACCCGCTCACCGAGTGCCTGTCGTGCCACCGCCGGTTCCGCGAGGACCACCTCATCGAGGCCTACGAGGAGAAGCACGGCAGGGCGCCCGAGGGCGGCCTGGCCGGCATCAACTGCCCGCACTGCGGCACCAAGGGCCAGTTCACCGAGCCGCGCAACTTCAACGGCCTGCTCTCGACCAGCCTCGGCCCGGTGCAGGACGAGGCGTCCATCCACTACCTGCGGCCGGAGACGGCGCAGGGCATCTTCATCAACTTCGCCAACGTCGCGGGCACGGCGCGCAAGAAGCCCCCGTTCGGCATCGGCCAGGTGGGCAAGTCGTTCCGCAACGAGATCACGCCGGGCAACTTCATCTTCCGCACCCGCGAGTTCGAGCAGATGGAGATGGAGTTCTTCGTCAAGCCCGGCACCGACGAGGAGTGGCACGAGTACTGGCTCCAGGAACGCTGGAACTGGTACGTCGACCTCGGCCTGTCCACGGACAACCTCCGCTTCTACGAGCACCCGAAGGAGAAGCTGTCGCACTACTCGAAGCGCACCGTCGACATCGAGTACCGCTTCCGCTTCGGCGGCTCGGAGTTCGCCGAGCTCGAGGGCATCGCCAACCGCACCGACTTCGACCTCAAGACCCACAGCGAGCACTCCGGCGTCGACCTGTCGTACTTCGACCAGGAGGCGGGCGAGCGCTGGTTCCCCTACGTCATCGAGCCCGCAGCGGGCCTCACCCGGGCGGTGCTCGCGTTCCTGCTCGAGGCCTACGACGAGGACGAGGCGCCCAACGCCAAGGGCGGTGTCGACAAGCGCACGGTGATGCGCTTCGACAAGCGGCTGGCCCCCACCAAGGTGGCCGTGCTGCCGCTCTCGCGCAACGCGGACCTCACGCCGAAGGCCAAGGACCTCGCCGCCGAGCTGCGCCGCACGTGGAGCGTGGAGTTCGACGACGCCGGTGCCATCGGCCGCAGGTACCGCCGCCAGGACGAGGTGGGCACGCCCTACTGCGTCACGGTCGACTTCGACACCCTCGAGGACCAGGCCGTGACCGTGCGGGACCGCGACACGATGGCGCAGGAGCGGGTCGGCCTCGACGCGCTGCCCGGCTGGCTGGCCCAGCGGCTGCCCGGCTGCTGA